From the Actinomycetota bacterium genome, the window GCTCCGCGTTGAGGCGGGGCCTCTCCACCCCCTGACGCGAGAGGACGCCGGCCGCCCAGGCGATGAGGCCGAGGGCGTCATCCTTTTCCAGGTCACCCGCCAGTGCCATCCCCGTCCCTTCTTCCGCAATCCGTTCCGCTATCGACCGATCCCGGAGCGAAAAGGTCCCCTCGCCCGCGGCGAAACCCGTCGCGCTCCCAGCGGCAACTCTCGGGCCATCCCCAGGCGGATGACCGATCCCCGCTCAAGAGGGCGGCATGAAAACGGCCGCGGCGGGATGCTCCCCGTGCCGTTTCCGCTGGTACCTCCACTTTCCTGTTGCCCTTTGATGCCATAAGAAGGCCCGAGCCCGCCCCGGTTTCCCGTGCCGCCTGTTTCTGTCCGTGAGGTTCAGTCCTGGCCCATGCGCGCCAGCCTCTCGGCGCGGTCGGCGGCGGCCAGCGCCTCGATGACCTCGTCCAGGTCGCCGTCCAGCACCTCCTCGAGCCGGTAGAGGGTGAGGCCTATGCGGTGGTCTGATACGCGGCCTTGGGGGAAGTTGTAGGTACGTATGCGCTCCGAGCGGTCGCCGGTGCCCACCTGGGAGCGCCTCTCCTCCGCTAGCTCCTTCTGCTGCCTCTCCTGCTCCATGCGCAGCAGGCGTGCCCTGAGGATGCGCAAGGCCTTCTCGCGGTTCTGGAGCTGGCTCTTCTCGTCCTGGCAGGAGACCACGATGCCGGTGGGCAGATGGGTGACGCGCACGGCGGAGTCGGTGGTGTTCACCGACTGCCCGCCCGGTCCGGTGGAGCGGAAGACGTCCACCTTCAGCTCGGCGGGGTTGATGGTCACCTCCACCTCCTCCGCCTCCGGCAGCACGGCCACGGTGGCGGTGGAGGTGTGTATGCGGCCTCCCGACTCGGTGACCGGGATGCGCTGTACGCGGTGCACCCCTGACTCGTATTTCAGCTTGCTGTAAGCCCCCTTGCCCCGCACGGAGAAGATGATCTCCTTGAAGCCCCCCAGCTCCGAGGGGCTGGATGAGAGGGCCTCCGTCTTCCAGCCCCTGCGGTCGGCGTAACGGGTGTACATGCGGTAGAGGTCGCTCGCGAAAAGGCCCGCTTCCTCGCCGCCTGCCCCGGCTCGGATCTCCATGATCACGTCCTTCTCGTCGCGCGGGTCGGAGGGCAGGAGCTTCAACCTTATCTCCTTCTCCAGCTCCCCGGCGCGTTCCTCGGCGGCGTGCAGCGACTCGCGCAGGAACTCCGCCATCTCCGGGTCCCGCTCTCCAGCGAGCATCTCCTCCGCCTCGCGCGCCTCCCGCAGCGCCTCGCGGTAGGCGCGCAGGGCGGGCATGACCTCCGAGAGTTCGGCGTGGGCGCGCGCGAGCTCGGCGTACCGCTGGCGGTCCTGGTACACCTCGGGCTGGGAGAGCTGGCGCTCCAGCTCCCCGTAGTTCCTCTCTATCTCGTCCAGCCTGTCCGCGAAAGCCATGCCTCTGCCTCTCGTCACCTCCCGGCGGAGCCGCTCTCCCGTGTGCGGCCTACCCGTTTCCCTTCGCCCACGCGGGCGCCCGCGGGCTCAAGCCTTTTCGCGCTCCCGGCTTTCCCCGTCCTCGCCGCCGACCGCCGCCGGCTCCAGCGCACGCGGGTCCTCGCGCTCAAGGAGCGCCCGCAGGGCGGAGATGGCGACCTCGGCCTGCTCGCGGTCCGGCCTGCGGGTGGTAAGCCTCTGCAGCCACATCCCCGGGAGCACCAGGGACCTCATCCATGGAGAGGGGCTGCCGTCCGCATACCTGATTATCTCATACGAGACCCCGGCCACCACCGGGATCAGGGCCATCCTCTCCAGCACCCGCAGCCACAGCGCCGGCCTCCCCAGGAAGGAATAGATGACCACCGTGAGCACCAGCACCAGCAGGACGAAGGCGGTCCCGCACCGCGCGTGGTCCGTGCCCTCCCTGAGCGCCCGCTCCGGCTCCAGGGGGTAGCCGTGTTCCCAGAGGTGGATGGACTGGTGCTCCGCGCCGTGGTACTGGAAGACACGCCGCATCTCCCCGGAGAGAGAGACCAGGGCGAGGTAAGCCACGAAGGCGGCCAAGCGCAGGCCTCCCTCGACGAGGTTCCACAGCCACACCGGGCTGTCTTTTCCCAGCAAAAGGGGGGCCAGCCAGGTGGGAAGGGCGATGAACAGTCCCACCATCAAGGCCAGGGCCAGGAAGAGGGCGAGGGACTGCTGGAACCAGCCCATCCCCCTGCCGTCGCCTTCCTCCTCCAGGGCGATGTCGGCCGAGAGGGACAGCGCTTTCCAGCCCAGCACCAGGCTCTCCCCCAACACGAAGAGGCCGCGCAGCAGAGGCCTGTCCCACGCCGGGTGGCGCACCAGGAAGGAGTTGAGCGGCTCGCATACCACGTGGATGTCCCCGTCCGGCTTGCGCACCGCCAGCGCCCAGTTGGCGCAGCCGCGCATCATCACGCCCTCGATGACCGCCTGCCCGCCCAGGCGGAAGTCCCGCCCCCGCCGCGGGCCGGCGTCGGTGCCCGGCACCCGCGCCGGGGAGGGCGAACAGGGTAGGGAGGTCGTGGAGATCCCGTAGAAGGCCATCATCCCGAAGTATCTATCGTGACCGGCGCGGCCGGCATCCCTCCACCTGCGTGTCCGTGATGACCGCGGCGGGAGGGGCCGGCGGGGCGTCGCCCGCGCACGCGCCCTCCCGTTCCCGGGTCGAGGTCCATCGTGCGCGGGGACCTTGCGGGGAGCATACCGCCGCCCCGTGAACGGGTCATGCGGAAACGTGCCCGGCTCGATCCTCCTGCCGGGCCCCTCGGACCGCGTGGTCGCCTAATCCTGCCCCTCCGTCTTGCGGACCTTCCGCTCCGACCTGGTCTTGCGCTGAGGCCTCGCCTTGCCGTAGCGGCGCTCGAAACGCTCCACGCGACCCCCGGTGTCCACCAGCTTCTGCTTCCCGGAGTAGAAGGGATGGCATTCCGAGCAGATCTCCACCCGCAATTCAGGCTTGGTGGAGCGCGTCTTGAAGGTGTTCCCGCAGGAACAGGTCACCGTAGCCTCCACGTAATCGGGATGTATTCCCTTTTTCATCCTTTCCCACCTCCGCTATCCTCCGCGCAACCCTGAAAGTATAGCAGCGCGAAAAGCGCCTGAACAGGGCGGCGCGCGGGTACCGGTGAAATCCTTGCGGTGAAGGAAGGGTTTCCCGCCCTTCCTCTTCGCCCCACCTCAGGAAATCGGTGACCTGGCGATCTCGCTCAGGAACTCGGCG encodes:
- the prfA gene encoding peptide chain release factor 1 — protein: MAFADRLDEIERNYGELERQLSQPEVYQDRQRYAELARAHAELSEVMPALRAYREALREAREAEEMLAGERDPEMAEFLRESLHAAEERAGELEKEIRLKLLPSDPRDEKDVIMEIRAGAGGEEAGLFASDLYRMYTRYADRRGWKTEALSSSPSELGGFKEIIFSVRGKGAYSKLKYESGVHRVQRIPVTESGGRIHTSTATVAVLPEAEEVEVTINPAELKVDVFRSTGPGGQSVNTTDSAVRVTHLPTGIVVSCQDEKSQLQNREKALRILRARLLRMEQERQQKELAEERRSQVGTGDRSERIRTYNFPQGRVSDHRIGLTLYRLEEVLDGDLDEVIEALAAADRAERLARMGQD
- a CDS encoding DUF1385 domain-containing protein, encoding MAFYGISTTSLPCSPSPARVPGTDAGPRRGRDFRLGGQAVIEGVMMRGCANWALAVRKPDGDIHVVCEPLNSFLVRHPAWDRPLLRGLFVLGESLVLGWKALSLSADIALEEEGDGRGMGWFQQSLALFLALALMVGLFIALPTWLAPLLLGKDSPVWLWNLVEGGLRLAAFVAYLALVSLSGEMRRVFQYHGAEHQSIHLWEHGYPLEPERALREGTDHARCGTAFVLLVLVLTVVIYSFLGRPALWLRVLERMALIPVVAGVSYEIIRYADGSPSPWMRSLVLPGMWLQRLTTRRPDREQAEVAISALRALLEREDPRALEPAAVGGEDGESREREKA
- the rpmE gene encoding 50S ribosomal protein L31 produces the protein MKKGIHPDYVEATVTCSCGNTFKTRSTKPELRVEICSECHPFYSGKQKLVDTGGRVERFERRYGKARPQRKTRSERKVRKTEGQD